A section of the Virgibacillus sp. NKC19-3 genome encodes:
- a CDS encoding CaiB/BaiF CoA transferase family protein: protein MRQALEDIKIIDLSRVFAGPAGSMVLGDLGADVIRVEAPQGTDSIREWSPYVNNESTYYLSANRNKRAITINLKSETGKKIFYEIVKTADVVLENFKTGTMDRLGLGYAALQKINPKIIMCSVTGYGQTGPFAQEPGFDPVLQAVGGLMDVTGDPDGEATRVGLPVVDIMSSLYTAISILSAIRARDLYGEGQQIDISLLDVQVSSLANVASSYLMKGHLSQRMGNNHNNIVPYQVFHCKDKPLMVACGNDNQFSTFCEVLGRPEWSKDEKFRTNANRVENRDELSEKIKTIMVTKNAEEWFDLLSEKSVPSGPVNNIKEVFEHPQVKARQMVEEVPHPTLGKVKLVRNPLRFSKMATSVQNHPPLLGEHTIQYLQEELGLSLEEIQRLKKEGAI from the coding sequence TTGAGACAGGCACTGGAAGATATAAAAATAATCGATTTATCACGGGTTTTTGCAGGTCCAGCCGGTTCTATGGTATTAGGAGATTTAGGCGCGGATGTTATTAGGGTGGAAGCTCCCCAAGGTACCGATAGTATTAGAGAATGGTCACCATATGTTAATAATGAAAGTACGTATTATCTGTCAGCAAACCGAAATAAACGAGCGATTACTATAAATTTGAAAAGCGAGACAGGTAAAAAGATCTTTTATGAAATTGTGAAGACAGCTGACGTTGTGTTAGAGAACTTTAAAACTGGAACAATGGATCGGTTAGGGTTGGGGTACGCTGCATTGCAGAAAATAAATCCAAAAATTATTATGTGCTCCGTAACTGGTTACGGCCAAACAGGTCCATTTGCACAAGAGCCTGGCTTTGATCCGGTATTACAAGCAGTAGGAGGCCTGATGGATGTGACTGGTGATCCTGATGGAGAAGCGACACGAGTGGGATTACCGGTTGTTGATATTATGAGCTCACTGTATACCGCTATTAGTATTTTATCAGCGATAAGAGCTAGAGATCTTTATGGTGAAGGGCAACAAATTGATATTTCGTTATTAGACGTTCAAGTTAGTTCTTTAGCAAATGTAGCAAGTAGCTATCTAATGAAAGGGCATTTATCACAACGAATGGGAAATAATCATAACAATATTGTTCCTTATCAAGTATTTCACTGCAAAGATAAGCCTTTAATGGTAGCTTGTGGGAATGATAATCAATTTTCTACCTTTTGTGAGGTCCTTGGGCGACCAGAGTGGAGTAAAGATGAAAAGTTTAGAACCAATGCGAACCGTGTAGAAAATCGTGACGAACTTTCAGAAAAGATAAAAACGATCATGGTTACTAAAAACGCTGAAGAATGGTTTGATTTACTTTCAGAAAAGAGTGTACCATCTGGTCCGGTCAATAATATCAAGGAAGTTTTTGAACATCCGCAAGTAAAAGCAAGACAAATGGTTGAAGAGGTGCCTCACCCAACCTTAGGAAAAGTAAAATTAGTAAGAAACCCACTTCGTTTTTCTAAAATGGCGACATCTGTTCAAAATCATCCTCCATTGTTAGGTGAACATACCATACAATATTTGCAAGAGGAACTAGGGCTCTCCCTAGAGGAAATTCAACGATTAAAAAAAGAGGGGGCCATTTAG
- a CDS encoding acyl-CoA dehydrogenase family protein: protein MNFSLSEENIAIQKSVRAFANKEIIPVIQEYEKERKFPRDILRKMGNQGYFGTTFPEFVGGTELGFVNLAIICEEISKVHPALGYAFNMQSMTCPFTILNWGTDSQIEKYVPDLIAANKIGMFALTESGGGSDAAGAMKTVAELKGDEYVLNGSKVFITFANEADYGVLFAKTDPSAGHRGISAFIVETDLPGFEANPIEMSGLGYMMRSCEVFLDNYRIPKENLLGREGEGFKIAMNALDYGRLTVPSRLIGIAQGCLEHSIEYANNRVLKGNSIGNYQMIQHLIADMTVEIEAARMLVYKSAYLKDKGETASRESAHSKYFASTTATKASRAAYEIFGGYALTDEYPIMKYINYANMLHLGEGAPNVQRVLIAEDALGMKDANRHKIRRRFSLNSDLNEKGGINV from the coding sequence ATGAATTTTAGTTTATCAGAAGAGAATATTGCCATTCAAAAATCAGTTAGAGCTTTTGCGAATAAAGAAATTATACCTGTCATTCAAGAATATGAGAAAGAGCGCAAGTTTCCTAGGGACATTTTGAGGAAAATGGGGAATCAGGGCTATTTTGGAACTACGTTTCCGGAGTTCGTAGGTGGTACGGAACTTGGATTTGTTAATCTGGCTATTATATGTGAGGAGATTTCCAAGGTCCATCCAGCTCTCGGTTATGCTTTTAATATGCAATCCATGACTTGCCCATTCACCATTCTAAATTGGGGAACGGACAGCCAGATAGAAAAGTACGTTCCTGATTTAATAGCTGCTAATAAAATTGGAATGTTCGCTTTAACTGAGTCTGGTGGAGGTTCAGATGCAGCTGGAGCTATGAAAACAGTGGCTGAATTAAAGGGAGATGAGTATGTACTTAATGGCTCCAAAGTATTTATTACATTTGCAAATGAGGCTGATTATGGCGTTTTATTTGCTAAGACAGATCCATCTGCCGGCCATCGTGGGATTTCAGCCTTTATTGTAGAGACGGACCTTCCAGGTTTCGAAGCGAATCCGATTGAAATGAGTGGGCTAGGTTATATGATGAGAAGTTGTGAGGTGTTTTTAGATAATTATCGAATTCCTAAAGAGAATTTATTAGGGAGAGAAGGGGAAGGGTTCAAAATAGCTATGAATGCCCTTGACTACGGGAGGCTAACAGTACCATCCAGGCTTATAGGGATCGCTCAAGGGTGTCTAGAACATTCCATTGAATATGCTAATAATCGAGTTCTCAAAGGTAACTCCATAGGTAATTACCAGATGATTCAACACCTTATTGCAGATATGACTGTTGAAATTGAAGCGGCACGTATGCTTGTTTATAAGAGTGCTTATTTAAAGGACAAAGGGGAAACTGCGTCAAGAGAAAGTGCGCATTCAAAATATTTTGCCTCTACTACTGCAACCAAAGCATCTAGAGCAGCTTATGAGATATTTGGTGGGTATGCGTTGACAGATGAATATCCGATTATGAAATATATTAATTATGCAAACATGTTGCATCTAGGGGAAGGTGCTCCAAATGTTCAACGAGTACTTATTGCAGAGGATGCGTTAGGAATGAAGGATGCGAATAGACATAAAATTCGGAGGAGATTCTCGCTAAATAGTGACTTGAATGAAAAGGGAGGAATCAACGTTTGA
- a CDS encoding IclR family transcriptional regulator, with product MKARAYNSNVISKTFAILRAFADEKLNWGVNELARYLDIPASSLHRNLKTLREENILEVSAQTGKYKIGPEFVRIASIISSDIEIKNVARPFMQEVSTMFNESVYLGLYNARSKKISFVEGIHSHNPLKYVLEIGVLQPIHFAASGKTVLAFLETEEIQAVFDEENVSLEEQRIIEKELQLVRDQGFLTTLGERLEGASGTAAPIFDASQKVIGCITCVIPINYYDAYDDSLKENLAKKITEAAEKTSRVLGYRR from the coding sequence GTGAAAGCTCGTGCATACAATTCGAATGTTATATCAAAAACGTTTGCAATTTTAAGGGCATTCGCGGACGAAAAATTAAATTGGGGAGTCAATGAATTAGCGCGCTATTTAGATATACCCGCAAGTTCGTTGCATCGTAATCTTAAAACATTAAGGGAAGAAAATATTTTAGAAGTATCAGCTCAAACAGGAAAATATAAAATTGGTCCGGAGTTTGTACGGATTGCATCAATTATTTCATCTGACATTGAAATAAAAAATGTTGCTAGACCATTTATGCAGGAGGTTTCTACAATGTTTAATGAGTCCGTCTATTTAGGGCTCTATAATGCACGAAGTAAAAAAATATCCTTTGTTGAAGGGATCCATAGTCATAATCCTTTGAAATATGTGCTAGAAATAGGTGTTTTACAACCAATTCATTTTGCAGCCAGCGGCAAGACGGTGCTTGCTTTCTTGGAAACTGAAGAAATTCAAGCGGTTTTTGACGAAGAAAATGTAAGCTTAGAAGAACAAAGAATAATTGAAAAAGAATTACAGCTTGTACGGGATCAAGGCTTTTTAACAACGTTAGGGGAGAGATTGGAGGGCGCATCCGGAACCGCTGCTCCAATTTTTGATGCTTCTCAAAAGGTGATTGGTTGTATAACATGTGTCATTCCTATCAATTATTATGATGCATATGACGATAGCTTGAAGGAAAACTTAGCAAAAAAAATTACTGAAGCAGCTGAAAAAACTTCTCGTGTATTAGGCTATCGTCGATAG
- a CDS encoding helix-turn-helix domain-containing protein: MCKFSERLRDLRIDYGYNQDEIASKLNVTTSGYGYYEQGRNEPSLETIKNMAHIFQVSTDYLLGLIDTPNHPVYYSITEDLSLNESEIDTLKKMKQLHLLREVSQQPNENVKRLHRYWEFIKSEQELNNH; this comes from the coding sequence ATGTGCAAATTTAGCGAGCGTTTAAGAGATCTTCGTATAGATTACGGTTATAATCAGGACGAAATTGCATCGAAGCTTAATGTAACTACCAGCGGTTATGGGTACTACGAGCAAGGTCGAAATGAGCCTTCGTTAGAAACGATTAAAAATATGGCTCATATATTTCAAGTATCTACGGATTATTTACTTGGCTTAATAGATACACCTAACCATCCTGTCTACTATTCGATTACCGAAGATCTGTCGTTAAATGAATCAGAGATAGATACATTGAAGAAAATGAAACAGTTACACCTTCTCCGTGAAGTCAGCCAGCAACCAAATGAAAATGTGAAAAGACTGCATCGGTATTGGGAGTTTATCAAGTCTGAACAAGAACTTAATAATCATTAA
- a CDS encoding sodium:solute symporter family protein, translated as MNVFAIGLIIYLIVLLAIGYISAKNIKSSDHYLVANRSLGIIVLVGTIVAGWLGAGTVVGHASISYSNGYGALWWVAGGVIGILIIITIATRLRQLEMYTVPDLLELRYGPTARILGSITIIIAFTGIVGSQMKAVAYVLDVVVDFNGDLAIFIGASIVVIYTVMGGMYSVAYTDLVQYGLLIIGLIIAAPIAFSSAGGFSGWETSLPTTHFEPTGGLGFFGALAVGLPFLMLATVDQNLYQRMYSAKDSRTAKKGAIWGLFGGALVMLLVFVIAVSSAVLFPNINPDLAVYAIATDLLNPFLGMILLIAVLSIILSTADSYLLSPATNIVKDIYVRFINPSTSDQQILRLTRICVVLLGVVALSGALWFDTFLEFMLVGYTIYGAGVFFPILAAFFWKGATNKGALAAIAGGLVSTLTWEFGIPSSIPTIYIGGVLSLALLVIVSLFTKHSDTENANAFKKKKDDEAAPINKNAI; from the coding sequence ATGAATGTCTTTGCCATAGGGCTAATTATTTATTTAATAGTTTTATTGGCCATTGGTTATATCAGTGCTAAGAATATCAAGTCTTCCGACCATTATCTAGTAGCAAATAGAAGTTTAGGTATTATTGTGTTGGTGGGAACTATAGTAGCAGGCTGGCTTGGAGCCGGAACTGTTGTTGGTCATGCTTCTATTTCATATTCCAATGGTTATGGAGCCTTATGGTGGGTAGCTGGTGGAGTAATTGGTATATTAATTATAATTACAATTGCTACTCGTTTGCGTCAGCTTGAGATGTATACAGTGCCTGACTTATTAGAGTTAAGATATGGACCAACTGCAAGAATTCTTGGATCAATCACAATTATAATAGCTTTTACAGGGATAGTTGGATCTCAAATGAAAGCGGTAGCATATGTTTTAGATGTTGTGGTGGACTTTAACGGGGATCTTGCTATCTTTATAGGAGCATCAATTGTAGTAATTTATACTGTAATGGGCGGTATGTACTCTGTTGCTTATACGGATCTCGTACAATATGGTTTATTAATAATTGGATTAATTATTGCTGCGCCAATTGCTTTTAGTTCAGCCGGCGGTTTCTCTGGTTGGGAGACAAGCTTGCCTACAACGCATTTCGAACCTACCGGAGGATTGGGATTTTTTGGTGCACTCGCTGTTGGGCTACCCTTCTTAATGTTAGCTACAGTAGACCAAAATCTATACCAAAGAATGTATTCTGCAAAGGATAGTCGTACTGCCAAAAAAGGAGCTATTTGGGGATTATTTGGTGGCGCTCTTGTAATGCTGCTGGTATTTGTTATTGCTGTTTCATCAGCCGTATTGTTTCCTAATATAAATCCCGACTTAGCTGTTTATGCGATTGCAACAGATTTATTAAATCCATTTTTGGGAATGATTTTGCTCATTGCAGTGTTATCGATTATTCTTTCAACTGCGGATTCTTATTTGTTGTCTCCGGCAACAAACATTGTGAAAGATATCTATGTTCGTTTTATAAATCCATCTACTAGTGATCAGCAAATTTTAAGATTAACGCGGATTTGTGTAGTTCTTTTAGGAGTTGTGGCGTTATCAGGAGCCTTATGGTTTGATACATTTCTAGAATTTATGCTTGTAGGGTATACCATTTATGGCGCAGGGGTATTTTTCCCCATATTAGCTGCATTTTTCTGGAAAGGAGCAACAAATAAAGGGGCGTTAGCTGCAATTGCTGGCGGTTTAGTTAGTACACTGACCTGGGAATTCGGTATTCCTTCTTCCATTCCAACAATTTACATTGGTGGAGTATTATCATTAGCCTTACTAGTAATTGTATCTTTATTCACAAAACACTCTGATACTGAAAATGCGAATGCCTTTAAAAAGAAAAAGGATGATGAGGCAGCACCTATAAATAAAAATGCAATTTAA